One Ctenopharyngodon idella isolate HZGC_01 chromosome 9, HZGC01, whole genome shotgun sequence DNA window includes the following coding sequences:
- the sona gene encoding serine/arginine repetitive matrix protein 2 has translation MECAVNTGPDDEPSETAVPYEVINVKDGSETPKKKNKKHKKHKSKKKRKKRKGEKDSSSESGVESDGDSRTRTSVKKDGSSNPETDATKNCTEDLSDVEADSKVKKQKHRVGKKKKKRRRKEEEKEKQEKKSSSRSRSGSSSVSGSESELDSKQSQKLQVESLKLDRKSPITAAKVPKDKFKDGTPQLEDKKRDMTSDHSEEESFKLGGRRKMSPEPAHALIAERDVKVEAVGEQSFVKAQELPDIIPKLENVHKEQVVQKDILKEANGSQKEKKKMSLSRSRSRSPSDTKGKKSKHSRSRTPKQSTGKSGRHNDRSSSRDRSVSASGGKDRTKRRSSRSPSGRSPSKVTKKAGRRSRSLSGRRGFRSDSRSRTKTRRSRTRSPRRGHRSRSRSAGRPIRSRSRSKQSVSRRKNRRSRSRSRSVRRGRHSRSRSRKRTPVSRTRRSRSRSVRKTRRARSRSVVVLRRSRSRLRRNRRSRSRSGRRRSGSRSPRRRTKSRSPQRSRPSESRSPAVRQRRSKSRSPRSTKSESVSPQRHKRSKSRSSSHNSKSESPKLRMTKKQKGKRSRSVSQRKTSRSRSISRERQSSDRSMSPTKRAHSKSPTKEDESLKDQSLKETSETRLEVLDAVEENLEVKGTAGSSGWIPVTTECTSVQKPSNEDVTSLECDAQCKKIEEPENPSECEGRPNRSRSLSSEPVPQHGTAGSDEDDRSGSSRSPSPNTVKESKSSNRTSPVRRKRSRSASSTKKRRSKSKSVSSKRRSRSPARKRKSRSPSHSRKKRTKSRSPVRKRRSRSRSANRRAKSRSKSHTRTKRSKSKSPKRKRSKSRSPARKRRSKSRSPARKRRSRSRSRARQSRSRRSRSVSRRRRPAFRGRSFDRRDRWKREPSHSPILILRKRRSTSRSRRSSSKTPPRLTDLDKDQLLEIAKANAAAMCAKAGMPIPESLKPKAILQLPLPTPAPAPLSLPLPLPVPNLPMNLPMGIPGMPAMPNMTMNAAVASMTAATMTAALSNMGALAAMPPMPPLPTITNKPPPAPTPNLASIEEVKRKVAQQANSISIKEFTEKCKQIAESKEEMSIARPHVSDDEDDETR, from the exons ATGGAGTGTGCAGTGAATACCGGTCCTG ATGATGAGCCCTCTGAGACTGCTGTTCCCTATGAAGTCATTAATGTTAAGGATGGGAGTGAGACCCCcaagaagaaaaacaagaaacataAGAAACACAAAAGTAAGAAGAAACGTAAGAAGCGTAAGGGCGAAAAAGACAGTAGCTCCGAATCTGGAGTTGAGTCAGATGGCGATTCCCGAACAAGAACAAG tgttaaaaAAGATGGTTCATCTAACCCTGAGACTGATGCCACAAAAAACTGTACAGAAG ACCTCAGTGACGTGGAAGCTGATTCCAAggttaaaaagcaaaaacatcGTGTtgggaaaaagaagaaaaaaagaaggcGGAAAGAGGAGGAAAAGGAAAAGCAAGAGAAAAAGTCCTCCTCTCGCTCAAGATCGGGGAGTAGCTCAGTGTCAGGGTCAGAATCGGAATTGGACTCCAAACAATCACAAAAATTGCAGGTGGAGTCTTTAAAGTTGGACAGGAAGTCACCTATCACGGCAGCTAAAGTTCCAAAAGACAAATTTAAAGATGGCACACCCCAACTGGAAGATAAAAAGAGAGATATGACTTCTGATCACAGTGAAGAAGAAAGTTTCAAACTAGGAGGGAGAAGAAAGATGTCTCCTGAGCCTGCACATGCACTAATTGCAGAGAGGGACGTAAAAGTGGAAGCTGTTGGTGAACAAAGTTTTGTTAAAGCTCAAGAACTTCCTGATATTATCCCTAAGCTGGAGAATGTGCACAAAGAGCAAGTTGTGCAGAAGGACATCTTAAAGGAAGCAAATGGGAgtcagaaagaaaagaaaaaaatgtcccTCTCCAGGTCAAGGTCAAGATCACCTTCAGACACTAAAGGGAAAAAATCCAAACATAGTCGCTCCAGAACCCCAAAGCAGTCAACGGGTAAATCAGGACGTCATAATGACAGATCATCTTCAAGGGACAGGTCTGTGTCTGCCTCTGGTGGGAAGGATCGAACAAAACGAAGAAGCTCAAGGTCTCCATCAGGACGGTCACcgtcaaaagtaacaaagaaaGCTGGACGCAGGTCAAGGTCGCTCTCTGGAAGAAGAGGGTTTCGCTCTGACTCGAGGTCTCGCACAAAGACCAGAAGATCCAGGACCAGGTCCCCACGACGTGGTCATCGCTCAAGATCTAGGTCAGCTGGAAGACCAATACGTTCACGCTCAAGATCAAAACAATCTGTTTCTCGGCGGAAGAATCGGCGCTCGAGATCGCGGTCCAGATCTGTACGGAGAGGAAGACACTCAAGGTCTCGCTCTCGAAAGAGGACACCTGTTTCTCGGACGAGGCGGTCCAGGTCTAGATCTGTCAGAAAAACAAGGCGAGCACGCTCAAGATCCGTTGTGGTCCTTAGACGATCTAGATCACGCTTGAGAAGAAACAGAAGATCCAGATCAAGATCCGGTCGTAGAAGATCAGGTTCAAGAAGCCCAAGGCGTAGAACTAAGTCTCGGTCCCCTCAGCGCTCCAGGCCCTCTGAGTCACGTTCTCCTGCAGTCCGTCAAAGGAGGTCAAAATCTAGGAGCCCTCGTAGCACAAAGTCAGAATCGGTATCTCCTCAGCGACATAAAAGATCAAAGTCACGGTCATCCTCACATAATTCAAAGTCTGAATCCCCAAAATTGAGAATGACTAAAAAGCAAAAAGGTAAACGGTCAAGgtcagtttctcagagaaagaCATCAAGATCTAGATCCATTTCCAGGGAGCGACAATCATCAGATAGAAGTATGTCCCCTACTAAGAGAGCACACTCTAAATCTCCCACTAAAGAAGATGAGTCCTTAAAGGATCAGAGTTTAAAAGAAACCTCAGAGACTAGACTGGAGGTTTTGGATGCTGTGGAGGAAAATTTGGAAGTAAAAGGGACAGCAGGGTCAAGTGGATGGATACCAGTGACTACTGAATGTACATCTGTGCAAAAGCCATCAAATGAAGATGTAACATCATTAGAATGTGACGCACAATGTAAAAAAATCGAGGAACCCGAAAATCCCTCTGAATGTGAAGGAAGACCAAACCGATCCAGATCATTGTCTTCAGAGCCAGTTCCTCAACACGGTACTGCAGGGTCAGATGAAGATGATCGATCAGGGAGCTCACGATCACCTTCaccaaatacagtaaaagaatCAAAGTCCTCCAACAGAACATCTCCTGTTCGAAGAAAGCGCTCCAGATCAGCTTCTTCCACCAAGAAGAGGCGGTCCAAGTCGAAGTCTGTCAGCAGCAAGAGGAGGTCAAGGTCTCCTGCCAGAAAACGCAAGTCCAGGTCTCCCTCACATAGTCGTAAAAAAAGGACAAAGTCTCGGTCGCCTGTTCGGAAAAGGAGATCACGATCGAGATCAGCCAATCGAAGGGCAAAATCAAGGTCTAAATCTCACACAAGGACAAAGCGCTCAAAATCAAAATCCCCCAAGCGGAAACGGTCAAAGTCTAGATCACCAGCCCGAAAAAGGAGATCCAAGTCGCGTTCCCCTGCTAGAAAGAGAAGATCTCGTTCACGGTCAAGGGCCCGTCAGTCACGATCCAGAAGGTCACGATCTGTCTCACGCCGGAGGAGACCAGCATTTCGAGGGCGATCTTTTGATAGACGAGATCGGTGGAAACGTGAACCAAGCCATTCCCCAATTTTGATTCTCCGTAAGAGGAGGTCTACCTCAAGATCTCGACGCAGTTCTAGCAAGACGCCACCGCGTCTCACTGACCTAG ATAAAGATCAACTGTTGGAGATTGCGAAGGCAAATGCTGCTGCAATGTGTGCTAAAGCTGGAATGCCCATACCTGAAAGTCTCAAGCCGAAGGCAATTCTGCAGCTACCCCTGCCAACCCCAGCTCCAGCACCCTTGTCTTTGCCTCTGCCACTGCCCGTGCCCAATTTACCTATGAATCTGCCCATGGGTATACCAGGTATGCCTGCAATGCCAAACATGACGATGAACGCTGCCGTGGCAAGTATGACTGCGGCAACCATGACCGCTGCTCTCTCAAACATGGGTGCCCTGGCCGCTATGCCCCCGATGCCTCCCCTTCCTACAATTACAAACAAGCCTCCTCCAGCACCCACGCCTAATCTCGCAAGTATTGAGGAGGTGAAGAGAAAAGTGGCTCAACAAGCTAACAGCATTAGCATCAAGGAGTTCACAGAG aaatgtaaaCAGATTGCAGAGAGTAAGGAGGAGATGAGTATTGCACGACCACATGTTTCAGACGACGAAGATGATGAGACACGG TAA